AGTCATCGCTGATTTGATGTTGGGTGGAGAAGGAAATCCGGTCGATGAAGAACTGAATGAAATCCATATTAGTGCAGTACAGGAAGCGATGAACCAGATGATGGGTTCCTCTGCAACCTCAATGTCCACGATTTTTAATCGTTTTGTGAATATTTCCCCTCCGGGAATCGATATTCTCAATCTGGAGAGTGGAGAGGGTGTAAGTAATCTTCCAGCAGATGAGACACTTATCCAAGTTTCATTTCGTTTGTTAATCGGGGATCTGATCGATTCCAATCTGATGCAGTTGCTTCCAGTACATTTTGCCAAAAGCATGGTAGATATGCTGATTGGAGGCGCTCAGGAGTCAACTGCCAGCGCACCAGTGGCATCAACACCTGAACCTGCGCCAGCAGCTGTACCAGCAACGCCACCACCGGTTGCGGAGCAGCCGCCCGTTCAGCACCAACAGGCTCCACAGGCTCCACAACAGCCTGCTCAGGACTATAACGGATATGGACAGGCCCCGATGGGTATGCCTCAAGGAATGCCGCCACAGCAGCCGTATGGCATGCCACCGCAGCAACCTTATGGTGCACCTCAACATTACGGTGGAATGCCAAATAGGAATGTTAACGTACAACCAGTTCAATTCGCCAATTTGCAAAATGGGGCGTATGGTCAGGTAGACGAAAACAATTTGAATTTATTGATGGACATTCCCCTTAAGGTCACCGTAGAATTAGGAAGGACCCAGAAGCAAATTAAAGATATTTTGGAACTGTCACAGGGTTCGATTGTCGAACTGGATAAGTTAGCCGGGGAACCTGTCGATATTTTGGTGAATAACAAACTGATCGCCAAGGGAGAAGTTGTCGTTATTGACGAAAACTTTGGTGTTCGTGTTATAGATATCGTTAGCCAATGGGACCGAATTCAGAAATTACAATAAGCACAATTTAGGGAGGACTTGAATCAAGATGGCAAACCGAATTTTAGTCGTAGACGACGCTGCATTTATGAGAATGATGATCCGGGACATTTTGTCCAAAAATGGATATGAGGTTGTTGGTGAGGCACAGGATGGCTCACAAGCAATTGAGAAATTTAAAGAGCTTCGTCCGGATCTGATCACAATGGATATTACGATGCCTGAGATGGACGGCATTGCAGCTTTGAAAGAAATCAAGAAGATTGATGCTAACGCTAAAGTAATTATGTGCTCCGCGATGGGTCAACAAGCGATGGTAATCGACGCTATCCAAGCAGGTGCCAAAGACTTTATCGTTAAACCGTTCCAATCTGACCGGGTTATCGAAGCGATCAGCAAGACACTGGGCGTTTAAGAGACATGATGATGGCTCAGGGTGATATTCCAGGAGGAGCTGGCGTGGGAAGTAATTATTATTTACAGCTTGTATGGGTGATTGTTGTCCTGGCCGTCATCCTGGCCCTTATTGTTTATCTGATCCGTTTTCTAAACAAACGGAATCAGCAAATGTTCCGGCACGGCACAATTCGTACCCTGGGCGGGGTTGGACTGGGGCAAAACAAGTCGTTGCAAATTATGGAAATTGGCGGATGTGTATATCTGCTTGGTGTAGGTGAAGACATCCAGTTGATAGATAAGGTTTCGGATTTGGAAGAGGCCCAAAGAATCATTGATTCCTTCGAACGAGATGCTGCTGCACAACAAGGAAATCTCTCACCTCTCATTGCCAAGCTCACAAAACGTTTCCGTAAAGAAGAACCGCCGCGGGAAATGGAACTAGAGGACACAACTTCTTTTCACGAAATGTTTGAATCCAAACTTCGGCATATGCCTAACCGTAAAGAGAAGATGGAAAAGCTCCTGGATAAAGACAATACTACAGATCGGTCGAGGGATTCATGAAGAAAAAGATTTGGTTAGCGTGTTGTTTACTAGGACTTATCAGTCTGGCATCTGTAACGGTTGCCTTTGCCGAACCCATTCCGAATATTGATATTCAGATTGGAAACGGTGATGGAGGGACACCAAGCACGAGTTCACTGTCCATCATTCTGTTAATTACAGTGCTTAGTATTGCTCCAGCAATGCTTGTACTGATGACCAGTTTTACCCGGATTGTAATTGTGCTCGGTTTTATACGTACATCTTTGGGTACACAACAAATGCCACCCAATCAGGTGCTGGTCGGTTTGGCGCTATTTCTGACACTTTTCATTATGTCGCCGACGTTGTCTTCCATAAATCAGGTAGCGCTTCAGCCCTATCTCCAGGGAGAGCTTACGCAAACCGAGGCACTTGAAAAAGCAGCGGATCCCATGAAGAAATTTATGT
This Paenibacillus xylanexedens DNA region includes the following protein-coding sequences:
- the fliY gene encoding flagellar motor switch phosphatase FliY, whose protein sequence is MTSKDYLSQEEIDALLRQSESINSSEPAEKTVDDFLTELEQDALGEIGNITFGSAATALSTLLGLKVDITTPKVSIISRTQFEEAFPKPHVAVHVNYVDGFEGINSLVIKKRDAQVIADLMLGGEGNPVDEELNEIHISAVQEAMNQMMGSSATSMSTIFNRFVNISPPGIDILNLESGEGVSNLPADETLIQVSFRLLIGDLIDSNLMQLLPVHFAKSMVDMLIGGAQESTASAPVASTPEPAPAAVPATPPPVAEQPPVQHQQAPQAPQQPAQDYNGYGQAPMGMPQGMPPQQPYGMPPQQPYGAPQHYGGMPNRNVNVQPVQFANLQNGAYGQVDENNLNLLMDIPLKVTVELGRTQKQIKDILELSQGSIVELDKLAGEPVDILVNNKLIAKGEVVVIDENFGVRVIDIVSQWDRIQKLQ
- a CDS encoding response regulator, yielding MANRILVVDDAAFMRMMIRDILSKNGYEVVGEAQDGSQAIEKFKELRPDLITMDITMPEMDGIAALKEIKKIDANAKVIMCSAMGQQAMVIDAIQAGAKDFIVKPFQSDRVIEAISKTLGV
- a CDS encoding flagellar biosynthetic protein FliO; the protein is MAQGDIPGGAGVGSNYYLQLVWVIVVLAVILALIVYLIRFLNKRNQQMFRHGTIRTLGGVGLGQNKSLQIMEIGGCVYLLGVGEDIQLIDKVSDLEEAQRIIDSFERDAAAQQGNLSPLIAKLTKRFRKEEPPREMELEDTTSFHEMFESKLRHMPNRKEKMEKLLDKDNTTDRSRDS
- the fliP gene encoding flagellar type III secretion system pore protein FliP (The bacterial flagellar biogenesis protein FliP forms a type III secretion system (T3SS)-type pore required for flagellar assembly.) — encoded protein: MKKKIWLACCLLGLISLASVTVAFAEPIPNIDIQIGNGDGGTPSTSSLSIILLITVLSIAPAMLVLMTSFTRIVIVLGFIRTSLGTQQMPPNQVLVGLALFLTLFIMSPTLSSINQVALQPYLQGELTQTEALEKAADPMKKFMFSHTREKDLLLFMKYNQTEQPKTYQDIPITVMVPAYVISELKTAFQMGFMIFIPFLVIDIVVASTLMAMGMMMLPPVMISLPFKILLFVLVDGWYLVVKSLLLSFNT